Proteins from a single region of Pseudomonadota bacterium:
- a CDS encoding acyl-CoA dehydrogenase C-terminal domain-containing protein — MQIYKAPLRDMRFVLHEMLDSEQLSRLPGFEEATPETIDAILEEGAKFCEDKLLPLNRVGDEEGCTYENGVVRTPTGFKQAYDDFVGAGWQSISSDPKYGGQGLPALMNFVIEEMVCSTNIAFGVYPLLSRGAAALIERHGSETIKDTYLPHLTDGSWSGTMCLTESHCGTDLGLIRTKAAPTGGGAYSISGSKMFISAGEHDLVDNIIHLVLAKLPDAPEGVRGISLFLVPKFNVKGSGASAELGPRNGVSCGSIEKKMGIHGSATCVINFDEAEGYLIGEAHKGLRCMFTMMNGARLGVGMQGLAIGETAYQSATAYAKERRSGKSLAKGAKSAEAADPIIVHPDVRNMLLTVRAYNEGTRALAYWTALKLDISTHHPDAETRRDADELVQLMTPIIKAFLTDRGFEGANLAVQVHGGHGYIAEHGMEQLVRDARIAQLYEGTNGIQALDLVGRKLGLHTGRLLRLFFHPATAFVEAHQNDEALREIVMPLAKALGKLQQATLVIAQKGLGDPEEAAAVATDYLKMFGLVAVGYMWAMMAEKALAKAGDDANGDARYYANKVKTARFYMYKLLPESASLFLRIMTGKAAIAHFDEDDF, encoded by the coding sequence ATGCAAATTTATAAAGCGCCCTTACGCGACATGCGCTTCGTCCTCCACGAAATGTTGGATTCCGAACAATTGAGCCGGCTGCCCGGCTTCGAAGAAGCGACGCCGGAGACCATCGACGCGATTCTCGAAGAAGGCGCCAAATTCTGCGAAGACAAGCTGCTGCCGCTTAACCGTGTCGGCGACGAAGAAGGCTGCACCTATGAGAACGGCGTGGTGCGCACGCCAACCGGATTCAAACAGGCTTATGACGATTTTGTCGGCGCCGGTTGGCAGTCGATTTCATCCGATCCCAAATATGGTGGCCAGGGGCTGCCGGCGCTGATGAATTTCGTCATCGAAGAGATGGTGTGCTCGACCAACATCGCGTTCGGTGTCTATCCGTTGCTGTCACGCGGCGCTGCAGCGCTGATCGAACGCCATGGTAGCGAGACGATCAAAGACACTTACCTGCCGCATCTGACGGACGGCTCGTGGAGCGGCACCATGTGCCTGACCGAAAGCCATTGCGGCACCGATCTTGGCCTCATCCGTACCAAGGCGGCGCCGACCGGCGGTGGCGCGTACAGCATCAGCGGCAGCAAGATGTTCATATCCGCCGGCGAACATGATCTGGTCGATAACATTATCCATCTGGTGTTGGCCAAATTGCCCGATGCACCGGAGGGCGTGCGCGGCATCTCGCTCTTTTTGGTGCCGAAATTCAATGTCAAAGGCAGCGGCGCCAGCGCCGAACTCGGCCCGCGCAACGGCGTCTCCTGCGGCTCGATCGAGAAGAAGATGGGCATTCACGGCTCGGCCACCTGTGTAATCAATTTCGACGAGGCCGAAGGCTATCTCATCGGCGAAGCGCATAAAGGCTTACGCTGCATGTTCACCATGATGAACGGCGCTCGCCTCGGCGTCGGCATGCAGGGCCTGGCGATCGGCGAGACCGCCTATCAATCGGCGACCGCCTACGCCAAAGAGCGACGCTCGGGCAAAAGCCTGGCGAAAGGCGCGAAGAGCGCCGAGGCCGCCGATCCCATCATCGTCCATCCCGACGTCCGCAATATGCTGCTCACGGTGCGCGCCTACAATGAAGGCACGCGCGCGCTCGCTTATTGGACGGCGCTGAAACTCGATATCTCGACCCATCATCCGGACGCCGAGACGCGCCGAGACGCCGATGAGCTGGTGCAACTGATGACGCCGATCATCAAGGCGTTCCTGACCGACCGCGGCTTCGAAGGCGCCAATCTGGCGGTCCAAGTACATGGCGGACACGGCTATATCGCCGAGCATGGCATGGAGCAATTGGTACGCGATGCGCGCATTGCACAGCTCTATGAAGGCACCAACGGCATTCAGGCGCTCGATCTGGTCGGGCGCAAACTTGGCCTGCATACGGGAAGGCTATTGCGCCTTTTCTTTCACCCCGCCACTGCCTTCGTTGAGGCGCACCAGAACGACGAGGCACTAAGGGAAATTGTAATGCCGCTCGCCAAGGCGCTTGGCAAGCTGCAGCAAGCGACGCTGGTGATCGCCCAAAAGGGCCTCGGCGATCCCGAAGAAGCGGCCGCGGTCGCCACCGATTATTTGAAAATGTTTGGCCTCGTAGCGGTCGGTTACATGTGGGCAATGATGGCCGAAAAGGCACTGGCGAAGGCAGGCGATGACGCCAACGGCGATGCGCGCTACTACGCCAACAAGGTCAAGACGGCGCGCTTTTACATGTACAAACTGTTGCCGGAATCGGCTTCGCTGTTTCTCCGTATCATGACCGGTAAGGCGGCCATCGCCCACTTTGACGAGGATGATTTCTAG
- a CDS encoding 3-hydroxyacyl-CoA dehydrogenase/enoyl-CoA hydratase family protein, whose product MAINKVAVIGAGLMGGGIAAHVANAGVDVILLDIVPAGAKKRSELALNAVERMLKTEPAPFMEKRNAKRITCGNIEDDLALLAEADWIVEAVIEKLDVKQTIYRQIDSVRKASSIVSSNTSTIPCADLMNGMDESFQRDFLITHFFNPPRYMRLLEIVRGEKTRSEAVATVSEFADHKLGKGVVDCKDTPGFIANRIGTFWIQAAVVEAFKSGVTVEQADAAIGRAIGIPKTGIFGLMDLVGIDLMPLVSKSLYDAVPENDAYRTLYGEPELMLKMIAEGAIGRKGNGGFYRLNKDSGKPVKEVIDLTTGIYSAALRQTPDSVRAAGSSPRALFEHGDAASAFAWQVMSSTLVYAADLIPEIADTVISIDDAMKLGYAWKNGPFELIDKIGAEWFAERLAAEGRAVPELVRLAAENGGFYRVDQGRLQYLAADGAYVKVERPPGVLLLSDVKRAGKPILRNGSASLWNIGDGVACLEFHSKMNAIDPEILGMIGKSIETVSKDFKALVLHNEGSNYSVGVNLGLALFAINLAAWPMMEDMVKQGQDAFKALKFAPFPVIGAPSGMALGGGCESLLHCDAVQAHAETYIGLVEVGVGLIPGWGGCKEMLVRGLTDKRGGILGGGAMPTISRLFQTIGLAKVSRSAAQAFEYGYLRDGDNITFNRDRLLADAKARALVLAVDYHAPEPKEIKLPGKSARVALMMAVRGLAKTRKATPHDLTVVDQLGLVLTGGKTDTTDAVSEDDLSALERQALTTLARNPLTLARMEHMLETGKPLRN is encoded by the coding sequence ATGGCGATCAATAAAGTTGCGGTGATCGGCGCCGGGCTGATGGGCGGCGGCATCGCCGCCCATGTTGCTAATGCCGGCGTCGATGTGATTCTTCTTGATATCGTGCCAGCAGGCGCGAAGAAGCGCAGCGAACTCGCGCTAAACGCGGTCGAGCGCATGCTGAAGACCGAGCCCGCGCCGTTTATGGAAAAGCGCAACGCCAAACGCATCACCTGTGGCAATATCGAGGACGACCTCGCCCTCCTCGCAGAAGCCGACTGGATCGTCGAAGCGGTGATCGAGAAACTCGACGTCAAGCAGACGATCTACCGCCAGATCGATAGCGTGCGCAAAGCCAGCAGCATCGTCTCGTCCAATACCTCGACGATACCTTGCGCCGACCTGATGAACGGCATGGACGAAAGCTTCCAGCGCGATTTTCTCATTACGCATTTCTTCAATCCGCCGCGCTATATGCGCCTTTTGGAGATCGTCAGAGGCGAGAAAACCCGCAGCGAGGCGGTCGCCACCGTCAGCGAATTCGCCGACCATAAGCTCGGCAAGGGCGTGGTCGACTGCAAAGACACGCCCGGGTTCATCGCCAACCGCATTGGTACTTTTTGGATTCAGGCGGCGGTGGTCGAAGCCTTCAAAAGCGGCGTTACTGTCGAACAAGCCGACGCCGCGATCGGCCGCGCCATCGGCATCCCGAAAACCGGAATATTCGGCCTGATGGATCTGGTCGGCATTGATTTGATGCCGCTGGTGAGCAAGAGCCTTTACGACGCCGTGCCGGAGAACGACGCCTACCGCACACTCTACGGCGAACCCGAGCTGATGTTGAAAATGATCGCGGAGGGCGCGATTGGGCGCAAGGGCAATGGCGGCTTCTACCGCCTCAACAAAGACAGCGGCAAGCCGGTGAAAGAGGTCATCGACCTCACCACGGGGATTTATTCGGCGGCGCTCCGCCAGACGCCGGACAGCGTGCGCGCCGCCGGCAGTTCTCCGCGCGCTTTGTTCGAACATGGCGATGCTGCCAGCGCCTTCGCCTGGCAGGTGATGTCATCCACGCTCGTCTACGCGGCGGATCTAATTCCCGAAATCGCCGATACGGTGATCTCTATCGACGATGCCATGAAGCTCGGCTATGCGTGGAAGAATGGGCCATTCGAGTTGATCGACAAAATCGGCGCCGAGTGGTTCGCCGAGCGCCTGGCAGCGGAAGGCCGCGCGGTCCCGGAGTTGGTGCGTCTTGCCGCCGAGAACGGCGGTTTCTACCGCGTCGATCAGGGGCGCTTGCAATATCTCGCGGCCGACGGCGCCTATGTGAAGGTCGAGCGACCACCTGGTGTGCTGCTGCTGAGCGACGTGAAGCGCGCTGGCAAACCGATCCTGCGCAACGGCTCTGCCAGTCTCTGGAATATCGGCGACGGCGTTGCCTGCCTCGAGTTTCACAGCAAGATGAACGCCATCGACCCAGAAATCCTCGGCATGATCGGCAAATCCATCGAGACGGTGAGCAAGGATTTCAAAGCCTTGGTGCTGCACAACGAGGGCAGTAACTATTCCGTCGGGGTTAATCTGGGTCTGGCACTCTTTGCCATCAATCTCGCCGCCTGGCCGATGATGGAGGATATGGTCAAACAGGGCCAAGACGCCTTCAAGGCGCTCAAATTTGCGCCCTTTCCGGTGATCGGCGCGCCGTCCGGCATGGCCTTGGGCGGCGGCTGCGAGAGCCTGCTTCATTGCGACGCTGTGCAGGCCCATGCTGAAACCTATATCGGCCTGGTCGAAGTCGGCGTCGGTCTCATTCCAGGCTGGGGCGGCTGCAAGGAGATGCTGGTGCGTGGTCTTACCGACAAACGCGGCGGCATTTTAGGCGGCGGCGCCATGCCGACGATTTCCAGGCTGTTCCAGACCATTGGTCTCGCCAAGGTCTCACGCTCGGCGGCGCAGGCGTTCGAATATGGCTATCTCCGCGACGGCGACAATATAACCTTCAATCGCGACCGCCTGTTGGCAGACGCCAAGGCGCGCGCGCTGGTGCTCGCGGTGGATTACCACGCGCCAGAGCCGAAGGAGATTAAGCTGCCCGGCAAATCTGCCCGCGTCGCGCTGATGATGGCAGTGCGCGGCCTGGCCAAGACGCGCAAGGCCACACCGCACGATCTTACTGTGGTCGATCAGCTCGGGCTCGTGCTCACCGGCGGCAAAACAGACACCACCGACGCAGTGAGCGAAGACGATCTCTCTGCCCTGGAACGGCAGGCGCTGACAACCCTCGCCAGAAACCCACTGACCCTCGCCCGCATGGAGCACATGTTGGAAACCGGCAAGCCGCTTCGAAACTAA
- a CDS encoding thiolase family protein: protein MKPVVIAGYKRSPFHFAHKGQLVKKRPDDLAADVVRGLIESSGVDPAGIEDLIMGCAFPEGEQGFNVARIVSLLADLPVSVAGVTVNRFCGSSMQSIHIAAGAIQMNAGEAFICAGVESMSRVPMGGYNPMPNADLYERNEGAYMAMGETAENLAQKYQIPRDEQEALAVSSHAKAAAARAEGRLAGEIVAIECNGETIDQDGCIRPGTSAEALANLEPAFDADGTVTAGTSSPLTDGASAVLVCTEDYAAANKLDVLAKIKSIAVAGCQPEIMGYGPVVSTVKALQRAGIGMADIDVIELNEAFAVQALACVRELSFDLDKMNLDGGAIALGHPLGATGARITGKAAQLLQREGKQYALATQCIGGGQGISTILEAA from the coding sequence ATGAAACCCGTTGTCATCGCAGGATACAAAAGATCGCCTTTCCACTTCGCCCATAAGGGCCAATTGGTGAAAAAACGGCCTGACGATCTGGCCGCCGATGTGGTGCGCGGGCTGATCGAGAGCAGTGGCGTCGATCCCGCCGGCATCGAAGACCTGATCATGGGCTGCGCCTTTCCCGAAGGCGAACAAGGCTTCAATGTGGCGCGCATCGTCAGCCTGCTCGCGGATTTACCTGTTTCCGTCGCCGGCGTCACGGTCAACAGGTTCTGCGGCTCGTCGATGCAATCTATTCACATCGCCGCGGGCGCGATCCAAATGAATGCCGGAGAGGCTTTCATTTGCGCTGGCGTCGAATCCATGTCGCGCGTGCCGATGGGTGGCTACAACCCGATGCCCAACGCCGATCTTTATGAGCGCAACGAGGGCGCCTATATGGCGATGGGCGAGACTGCGGAAAATCTCGCGCAGAAATACCAAATTCCGCGTGACGAACAGGAAGCGCTCGCCGTTTCCAGCCACGCCAAAGCTGCTGCCGCGCGTGCGGAGGGACGCCTCGCCGGCGAGATCGTCGCAATCGAGTGCAACGGCGAGACCATCGACCAGGATGGCTGCATTCGCCCAGGCACCAGCGCCGAGGCGCTAGCCAACCTGGAGCCCGCTTTTGACGCCGACGGCACGGTAACCGCCGGTACTTCCTCACCGCTGACCGACGGCGCTTCAGCAGTGCTGGTTTGCACCGAGGATTATGCCGCGGCCAACAAGTTGGATGTGCTGGCCAAGATCAAGAGCATTGCCGTGGCTGGCTGCCAACCGGAAATCATGGGCTACGGCCCGGTGGTCTCTACCGTCAAGGCGCTCCAGCGTGCCGGTATCGGCATGGCTGATATCGATGTGATCGAATTGAACGAGGCGTTCGCCGTACAGGCGCTGGCCTGCGTGCGCGAGCTTTCCTTCGATCTTGACAAAATGAATTTAGACGGCGGCGCAATTGCGCTCGGTCATCCGCTCGGTGCAACGGGGGCGCGCATCACCGGCAAGGCGGCGCAGCTATTGCAGCGTGAGGGCAAGCAATATGCGCTCGCCACGCAATGCATTGGCGGTGGCCAGGGCATTTCCACCATACTTGAGGCGGCCTGA
- a CDS encoding long-chain fatty acid--CoA ligase produces MTESNQPYIWEKSYPADLDWSAPLTPHALPALMENAAKKYASRPAIDFMDRIYSFAEVAKLVKRAAKGLQSQGIVKGDRVGLMLPNCPAMVISYYAVLTAGGTVVNFNPLYAEEEIRFQIEDSGCDILITLDMPLIYDKAAKMLGGVRLRKIVLTSMAEQLPFPKSLLYRLLRRKNIVPLPADARFLSFKALCANDGLPEPVDIDPITDIAVLQYTGGTTGRPKGAMLTHANLTANVQQATYFFPETKFGEEVMMGVLPLFHVFAMTVVMNFSVHAGAKMILLPRFELEAALKVIHKKRPTFFPAVPTIYIAINNHPGVAAGKFDLTSMRYCLAGGDTLPREVQEKFEALSGCTLLEGYGLSETSPVALCNPSTGESRPGSLGLPAPGTVVEITDIENPSRVLAQGETGEICLTGPQVMRGYWNREEESATALLDGRFHTGDVGYMDEDGYTYLIDRLKEIILSGGYNIYPRHVEEAIYRHPAVEEVTVAGIEDSYRQQTVKAFVKLRAGQSLNAKDLTDFLKDKLSLIEMPKQIEFRDELPKTLIGKLSKKELVAEEAAKRNAAASS; encoded by the coding sequence ATGACCGAATCGAATCAGCCTTATATCTGGGAAAAATCCTATCCCGCCGATCTTGATTGGAGCGCGCCGCTGACGCCACATGCTCTGCCGGCGCTGATGGAAAACGCGGCGAAGAAGTACGCCTCCCGTCCGGCCATAGATTTCATGGATCGAATTTATAGTTTTGCCGAGGTTGCAAAATTGGTGAAGCGTGCCGCCAAGGGCTTGCAGAGCCAAGGGATCGTCAAAGGAGACCGTGTTGGCTTGATGCTGCCCAACTGCCCGGCGATGGTGATCTCCTATTACGCAGTACTGACCGCCGGTGGCACCGTGGTCAATTTCAACCCGCTCTACGCCGAAGAGGAAATTCGCTTTCAGATCGAAGATTCTGGATGCGATATCCTGATCACTCTCGATATGCCGCTGATTTACGATAAGGCAGCGAAAATGCTGGGCGGTGTCCGGCTAAGAAAAATTGTGCTCACGTCAATGGCCGAACAGCTGCCGTTTCCAAAGAGCCTGCTCTACCGACTGCTGCGGCGTAAGAATATCGTGCCGCTGCCAGCGGACGCGCGCTTTCTATCGTTCAAAGCTCTATGTGCCAATGATGGGCTCCCCGAGCCGGTCGACATAGACCCGATAACGGATATCGCAGTCCTGCAATATACCGGCGGCACCACCGGGCGGCCCAAGGGCGCCATGCTCACCCACGCCAATCTCACCGCCAACGTCCAGCAGGCGACTTATTTCTTTCCGGAAACCAAATTCGGCGAAGAAGTGATGATGGGCGTGTTGCCGTTGTTCCATGTCTTCGCCATGACGGTGGTGATGAACTTCAGCGTCCATGCCGGCGCCAAGATGATTCTGTTGCCGCGCTTCGAATTAGAGGCGGCGCTCAAAGTCATCCACAAAAAGCGCCCTACCTTCTTCCCCGCGGTGCCGACGATTTATATCGCCATCAACAATCATCCGGGTGTGGCAGCGGGCAAGTTCGATCTCACCTCAATGCGCTATTGCCTGGCCGGCGGCGATACATTGCCGCGCGAGGTGCAGGAAAAATTCGAGGCTCTCTCGGGCTGCACCTTGCTTGAGGGCTACGGCCTGAGCGAGACGTCACCAGTCGCGTTGTGCAATCCCTCGACCGGTGAGTCGCGGCCCGGTTCGCTCGGTTTGCCGGCGCCGGGCACGGTGGTCGAGATTACCGATATCGAAAATCCATCACGCGTCCTGGCGCAAGGCGAAACCGGTGAAATTTGCCTTACCGGTCCACAGGTGATGCGCGGCTATTGGAACCGCGAGGAAGAAAGCGCGACCGCGCTGTTGGACGGCCGCTTCCATACCGGCGATGTCGGCTATATGGACGAAGACGGCTATACCTATTTAATTGACCGACTGAAGGAAATCATTCTTTCCGGCGGCTACAATATCTATCCGCGCCATGTCGAAGAAGCGATTTACCGTCATCCTGCGGTCGAAGAGGTCACCGTGGCGGGCATCGAGGATTCGTACCGTCAGCAAACCGTCAAAGCGTTCGTGAAACTGCGCGCTGGACAGTCGCTGAATGCTAAGGACCTGACCGACTTTCTGAAGGACAAGCTCTCGTTGATCGAAATGCCCAAGCAAATCGAATTCCGCGACGAGTTGCCGAAAACTCTGATCGGCAAACTTTCCAAAAAAGAACTGGTCGCAGAAGAGGCCGCCAAACGAAACGCGGCGGCGTCTTCATGA
- the ispG gene encoding flavodoxin-dependent (E)-4-hydroxy-3-methylbut-2-enyl-diphosphate synthase, protein MNSGILQAPRHTSVGVSVGPHQIGGGAPVLVQSMTNTDTEDAEGTAAQVRSLAEAGSELVRITVNTPAAAAAVPHIRERLDAMDCGVPLIGDFHYNGHKLLREHPACAEALAKYRINPGNVGFREKRDRQFQTMIEVALEYDRPVRIGVNWGSLDQELLAELMDHNAALDEPRESQEVMRAALVESALRSAALAEEIGLGRDRIVISCKVSQVQDLVAVYGDLAARSDYALHLGLTEAGMGSKGIVASTAALGILLQQGIGDTIRISLTPPPGGDRSQEVIVAQEILQTMGLRAFTPLVTACPGCGRTTSTVFQDLAEKIQSHVRARMPEWRETHIGVEDMKLAVMGCIVNGPGESKHADIGISLPGTGEAPAAPVFIDGKKTVTLRGEGIADAFRTIVEDYVETKYPKRV, encoded by the coding sequence ATGAATTCCGGTATTCTCCAGGCGCCACGCCATACCAGCGTCGGCGTGTCTGTCGGGCCGCACCAGATCGGCGGTGGCGCGCCTGTCCTCGTGCAAAGCATGACCAATACCGACACCGAAGACGCCGAAGGCACGGCGGCACAAGTGCGGTCGTTGGCCGAGGCCGGCTCGGAGCTTGTGCGCATTACCGTGAACACGCCTGCGGCGGCGGCCGCGGTGCCGCATATTCGCGAGCGCCTCGACGCCATGGATTGCGGCGTGCCACTGATTGGCGATTTCCACTATAACGGCCATAAGTTGCTGCGCGAGCATCCGGCCTGCGCCGAAGCGTTGGCAAAATACCGCATCAATCCTGGCAATGTCGGCTTTCGTGAAAAACGCGACCGCCAGTTCCAAACGATGATCGAGGTAGCACTCGAATATGACCGGCCGGTGCGAATCGGCGTCAATTGGGGTAGCCTCGATCAGGAGCTTTTAGCTGAATTGATGGACCACAACGCCGCGCTCGATGAACCGCGCGAGTCGCAGGAGGTCATGCGCGCGGCGCTGGTGGAATCAGCGCTGAGAAGTGCCGCTTTGGCCGAGGAAATAGGCCTCGGCCGCGACCGCATCGTGATTTCCTGCAAGGTCAGCCAGGTGCAGGATCTGGTTGCGGTCTATGGTGATCTGGCGGCGCGCTCCGATTACGCCCTTCATCTCGGCTTGACCGAAGCCGGCATGGGGTCGAAAGGCATCGTCGCCTCGACCGCAGCGCTCGGCATACTCTTGCAACAAGGCATTGGCGATACCATCCGCATCTCGCTCACCCCCCCGCCCGGCGGCGACCGCTCACAAGAAGTGATAGTGGCGCAAGAAATCCTGCAAACCATGGGATTACGCGCCTTCACGCCGCTCGTGACCGCCTGTCCGGGCTGTGGGCGCACGACAAGTACGGTATTTCAGGATTTGGCGGAAAAAATCCAGAGCCATGTCCGTGCCCGCATGCCGGAATGGCGAGAAACCCATATCGGCGTGGAAGATATGAAGCTCGCCGTCATGGGATGCATCGTAAACGGTCCCGGTGAAAGCAAACATGCCGATATCGGCATCAGCCTGCCCGGAACCGGCGAGGCACCGGCGGCACCGGTCTTTATCGACGGGAAAAAGACCGTGACGCTGCGCGGCGAGGGCATCGCGGATGCATTTCGGACCATCGTCGAAGATTATGTCGAGACCAAATACCCCAAGAGAGTCTAA
- a CDS encoding alpha/beta hydrolase — MPKVEANGINIFYEYMGDGEPLALIGGSLFGRQNFGMVWEGLAEHFKLISYDQRGYGQTDRPLQSYDVELWADDLAALLDKLDIPRAHVMGTSAGGMIALKFAAKYPEKCIGVVSDCAFAKCDEMRKIMFRTWRHMARSWGCSTEFADHVLTQAVGADYLDGPNGPAIVEMVRTIVGLNSVDTVVQACLAMENMDLREDCKKIKNPTLVITAKKDMLTPMETGASGAGALWVADNVPGCELIVYEDIGHADLVECPEKTIASTIDFLHRARKKVLG, encoded by the coding sequence ATGCCGAAAGTCGAAGCCAACGGAATTAATATTTTTTACGAATATATGGGCGACGGCGAGCCGCTTGCGCTAATCGGCGGATCGCTGTTCGGGCGCCAGAACTTCGGCATGGTGTGGGAGGGTTTGGCCGAGCATTTCAAACTCATCAGCTATGACCAACGCGGCTACGGCCAGACAGACCGTCCGCTGCAATCTTATGATGTGGAGCTCTGGGCGGACGATCTCGCGGCATTATTGGACAAACTCGATATTCCCCGCGCTCATGTCATGGGCACCTCCGCCGGCGGCATGATCGCACTTAAATTCGCCGCCAAATACCCGGAAAAATGTATCGGTGTGGTGAGCGATTGCGCGTTCGCCAAATGCGATGAGATGCGCAAGATCATGTTCCGCACCTGGCGCCACATGGCACGCTCCTGGGGTTGCTCGACGGAGTTCGCCGACCATGTTCTGACCCAAGCGGTCGGCGCGGATTATCTCGATGGCCCCAACGGTCCGGCAATTGTCGAGATGGTGCGCACCATCGTCGGTCTCAACTCGGTCGATACTGTAGTGCAGGCCTGCCTCGCCATGGAAAACATGGATTTGCGCGAGGACTGTAAAAAAATCAAAAACCCAACTCTCGTCATCACGGCGAAAAAGGATATGTTGACGCCCATGGAAACCGGCGCCTCGGGCGCCGGGGCACTATGGGTAGCGGACAATGTTCCAGGCTGTGAACTCATCGTTTACGAGGATATCGGCCATGCCGATCTGGTGGAGTGCCCGGAAAAGACGATCGCCTCGACGATCGATTTCCTGCACCGCGCCAGGAAGAAAGTACTCGGCTAG
- a CDS encoding DEAD/DEAH box helicase, translating to MTDFAGLELAQPILRAISDEGYTTPTPIQLKSIPALLKGRDLLGVAQTGTGKTAAFALPILHRLAENAGPARRGQPHALILAPTRELANQINDSFRTYGRHLRLRTTVVFGGTSIRAQIQALNQGVHVLVATPGRLLDLMNQRHVRLDGVETFILDEADRMLDMGFIPDVKKISAALPAKRQTLLFSATMPKSIESLAGGLLRDPVRVEITPAATTVEKVEQRVLFVQKDKKRALLSELLKDETIRRVLIFTRTKHGADRVARHLHQGGIKADAIHGNKAQNARQRALQSFCTGRIRALVATDIAARGIDVEDVTHVINFDLPNEPESYVHRIGRTARAGAGGIAISFCDSEERAYLRDIEKTIRQSLPIFADHPFHAAEIQNAAVTVKRGPERKQRQGQRRRNTQRPQRNTNRAA from the coding sequence ATGACCGACTTTGCGGGCCTTGAACTGGCCCAGCCTATCCTTCGCGCGATTTCTGACGAAGGCTACACGACCCCCACTCCCATCCAACTCAAATCCATCCCGGCGCTCCTCAAAGGGCGCGACCTGCTCGGGGTAGCTCAGACCGGCACCGGCAAGACGGCCGCCTTTGCGCTGCCGATCCTACACCGTCTGGCGGAAAATGCGGGCCCGGCCCGGCGCGGACAGCCGCATGCGCTGATTCTGGCGCCGACGCGTGAATTGGCTAACCAGATCAATGACAGCTTCAGAACTTACGGTCGCCATTTGCGCTTGCGCACGACTGTGGTTTTTGGCGGGACTTCAATTCGGGCGCAAATCCAAGCGTTGAACCAGGGCGTTCACGTGCTGGTCGCGACGCCAGGACGTCTTCTCGATCTGATGAACCAGCGCCATGTGCGCCTCGACGGCGTGGAGACGTTTATTCTCGACGAAGCCGACCGCATGCTCGATATGGGATTCATTCCCGACGTCAAGAAGATCTCCGCGGCGCTTCCGGCAAAGCGCCAGACATTGTTGTTCTCGGCGACCATGCCGAAATCGATCGAAAGTCTTGCCGGTGGCCTGCTGCGCGATCCTGTGCGGGTCGAGATTACGCCGGCGGCCACCACCGTCGAAAAGGTCGAGCAACGCGTGCTATTTGTTCAAAAGGACAAAAAGCGCGCACTCCTGAGCGAACTGCTGAAGGATGAAACCATCCGGCGGGTGCTTATTTTCACTCGCACTAAACATGGCGCCGACCGCGTCGCCCGGCATTTGCACCAGGGCGGCATCAAAGCCGACGCCATCCATGGCAACAAGGCGCAAAACGCGCGTCAACGGGCGCTTCAGAGCTTTTGTACCGGGCGCATCCGGGCGCTGGTGGCGACCGACATCGCGGCGCGCGGTATCGATGTTGAAGATGTGACCCATGTCATCAATTTCGACCTGCCCAACGAACCAGAAAGCTATGTGCATCGCATCGGCCGCACGGCCCGTGCCGGCGCCGGCGGCATCGCCATCTCGTTTTGCGATTCTGAAGAGCGCGCCTATTTGCGCGACATCGAGAAGACGATCCGTCAAAGCTTGCCGATCTTCGCAGATCATCCGTTCCACGCGGCGGAAATCCAAAATGCCGCCGTTACAGTCAAACGCGGCCCCGAACGTAAGCAGCGTCAGGGTCAACGCCGCCGCAATACACAGCGCCCACAGCGTAATACAAACCGAGCGGCGTAG
- a CDS encoding DUF302 domain-containing protein codes for MLRSSKRWTALAVILLFLAPLPAAAEWPHPGTRSLPSEKPFAELVTALNGAIKDNGMNAVSRASASAGAKQRGVDIAGNMVIGVFRNDFAVRMLSASIEVGIEAPLRFYVTDDGDGTATLTYRTPSAMFAPYGNAALNDIAGELDIIFAAISEQAVRH; via the coding sequence ATGCTACGAAGTTCGAAACGCTGGACCGCCTTGGCTGTTATACTTCTCTTTCTCGCGCCGCTGCCTGCTGCAGCCGAATGGCCCCACCCGGGCACCCGCAGCCTGCCAAGCGAAAAACCCTTCGCCGAATTGGTGACGGCGCTGAACGGCGCGATCAAGGACAACGGCATGAACGCGGTCTCAAGGGCCAGCGCTAGCGCCGGCGCCAAGCAGCGCGGCGTCGATATCGCGGGCAATATGGTAATCGGCGTGTTCCGCAATGATTTCGCTGTGCGCATGTTGTCGGCGAGTATTGAGGTCGGCATCGAAGCGCCGCTGCGCTTCTACGTCACGGACGACGGCGACGGCACGGCGACCCTCACTTATCGCACGCCGTCGGCGATGTTCGCGCCCTATGGAAATGCCGCGCTTAACGACATCGCTGGCGAGCTCGATATTATCTTTGCCGCCATCTCAGAGCAGGCAGTGCGGCACTAA